The Haloferax sp. Atlit-12N genome segment ACGCGAATTACAGCTACGTCGTCGAGTTCGTCGAGACCGACACCGTCGGCGGGCGCGAGGCGTACGTCATCGACATCGCGCCCGAGACGAACCGGAGCGAGGCGGGCTACCACCAGCGGCTGTGGCTCGACAGCGAGCGGTTCTACCCGCTTCGCAAACAGACGGCGTGGACGGCCGACGGGTCTCGACACTCTGTGACGACCACGTACACGAACGTCACCTTCGACGCCGCCGTGTCGGCGGACACGTTCCGGCCGGAGATAGGCGCGAACACGACCGTCGAGCGACCGAACACGCCGAACACGGAGTGGTTCCGGAGCAGGGGCGACTTGGAAGCGCGGAGTTCGATTTCGGTCCCCGACCCGACGGTCCCGTCCGCGTTCGAACTGGTCTACGCCACGCGGACCACCGGCCGCATCGACGGGGTCGGACTCCGCTACGCCGCCGGTGGCCGCGAACTCACGGTGGCGAAGTTCAACTACACGCTCGACATCGACGCCGACGAGCGCGACACGATGGTGGCAGGTCGGCCAGCGACTATCGACTACGGACCGACCACCTCGGTATCGTGGAACTGCGACGGCTACGGCTACACCGTCCGCGGGACTGGTGTCGAGACGGACCGCCTCGTCGAAGTCGGTCACTCGGTCGGCTGTCCCGCCTGAAATCGCGCGAATTTCTGGGTCAGAAACTGGCCCCCTTTTTATATCATCTACCGGCGCATCGGTTGAACTGCGATGGGCCCCGCCGAACCGATACCGTACTGCCCTCCCGAGCAGTACCGTTCTGTGCCCTCTGACAGCACTCCGGCACCCATCGCGGTCATCGCTGACGCGACAGCCCCTCCACAGCATCGCCGTGTTGCCCCGCAGCACCGTCGAACCAATCCGAAGCCCCACCGTGCTATCCCGACAGCCCCATCGTACACCCGTCCCGAATCGGTCGCCGCGACCAACAGGGGTGGAAACCCATGGGCCTATTAGTCCGACGAGCAGTCATTCGACCACCGTGAGTGAGGAACCGGCGCTGGGTGATGTTCTCGACCTCCTCAGCGACGAGTACGCCCGGGACATCCTCGCAGCGACGAGTACCAAACCAATGTCCGCACAAGAGCTTGCCGACGAGTGTGAGATGTCCAAACCGACGGTCTACCGTCGGGTGGAACGATTACAAGCGTACGGACTCCTCGACGAGCAGACCGAGATTCGAACCAGTAACAACCACTACAGCGTCTACACCGCCACGCTCTCCGAGTTCTCCGTCGAATTAGACGACGGCTCGTTCGAGGCGTCGCTGACGCGCACCGCCGACGAGTCGTTCCCCGGCGAGGGAGAGACCGACACCGCCGACCGCTTCAAACGGATGTGGGAGGACCTCTGAGATGGCGACGCTGTCGGCGGTCCTCGACTGGCTCATCGTCTCGCTCGCGCTCGGGTCGACACTCGTCGGGAGCTATGTCGGCTATCAGGCCTATCGCGGCTACCGCCGTCACGACAGCCGGACGATGCGGGCGCTCTCCGCGGGTCTGTTCCTCCTCACCGCCCTCGCGTTCGGCGTCGCCTTCGTTGGGTCGGTGCTCCTGCGCCAGGGCTACATCGGCCTCCAGTACCAACAGCCGCTCACGCTCGTCACGCGGCTGTTTCAGTTCTGTGGCGTCGTACTCATCGCCTACTCGTTACATTCGCGAGGGTAGTCCGTCCGCGGGTCGTCGCAGGCGGCCTCGTCGTGGCGCTACTCGTTTCCTCACGCGCCTTCTTCTGCTCACGTTTTCGTTCGTCACAAACCGCTCTGTTCGTCTCACCTCACGAGTGCGCGAGCTTCCAGAACCCCTTGGGGACGATGGCGAACGCCGGAAACAGGAACAACGCGAGCAGCCAACTCGTGGACGGGCCGAGCGGGGTGGCCACCACGGCGACGACGCCAGCCGCGGTGAGGACGATCGAGGCCACGGCCGCCCCGGCGAACCGGCGGTCGAGTGGCGCGAGTCCGGTCGACTCGACCGGTAGGTCGAACGCGTCGACGAACGCCTCGGCGTCCGCGACAGGCCCGAGCGTGCGTTCCGTCTCGTCGTCGCCCCATCCGACCGTCGCCGTGAACGTTCGCGTCCCAAGATAGCGGTCGGTCGGTCGAGTCGCCACGACCTCGGCGTCGCGGAGGTCGCCGACCGTCACCGCCCACTGCGGCTCGTTCGTCAGACGGTCGTGAACGACGAGCCGGTCGTCGAAACGACGGTAGGTCAGCCACCCGCTTGCGAGCGTGTCCTCGACCACGTCGCCGACGAGCATGAACGCGAGGAGGGCGAGTCCGAACACGCCGAACCCGACCCAGACTGCGAGCGAGGCCTCCTCGGCGACGAAGGCGGTTCCACCGATCCAGACCATCGCAGCCATGGTGACGTAGAACGGCCCCGTCGTGGTGACCGCGCGCCAGACCGCGGCCGCGACGACTGCGCGACGGTCCGCGTCGATTGCGGCCGATGGATGGCCGTCGGGAACGGCGACCTCGTCGCGAATCGCGTCGCTGTCGGGACCGGAGAGCCAACTGGTGAGCCGGCCGCCACTCTGCTCTGCACGGAAGCCGGACCACTCGAAGAGCAGTTTCACGAACACGAACCCCGCGAGCGCAACGGTTGCGCCACCGAGAGCGACGAAGAACAGGAGACACGCGAGGAACATCGCCTGCCGGGCGGGAATCTCGACGAGGGCGTACGGCGAGCGCTCCGCGTATCGGTCGCGCCGGAGGAACGTGGCGGCGGTCTCGCCAGCCTGCCCGATGACGAGCGCGGCGACGCTGACGACCGCCTCCGGGCGGGCGAGTACGTCGAGCACCGAGACGACCTCTGAGAGCGGCGCGAGGAGGAAGACGCCCACCCACGCGCCGCCGCTGACGACGGCGGTCGCAAACGGAACGTTCCGCGGATACACCGGCGGCAGACGCTCGTGAACGGTGACGCTTCCGCGCTTGTCGACGAGGTCGTTGTCGGACAGGCTGAAGACGCCGCCCTCGCGGGACGAAGTCGGCGGCCGGCCGGCGAACAGCGCTTTCACGCCCGAAAGCGGGAACAGCAACAGCAGTTCGAGGACGTAGACCGCGAGGAGCGTCCCGGGGTTCCAGCCGAACCACAGCACGCCGGCGAGGGGAAGGAGATTCGCCGAAAGCACCGGGAGGAATCCGATGCCGGCGGGGAGAGACGAAGTCGGAACGTCGCCGTACCGTGGAGGGGACATCGAGTGCGTCGTTTCGCACATCCAGTCATATAGCTGATGGAAATCGCTCTCGAATCGCCCCGGCGGCGTGCGACTACTCGGGGAGCGACTCGTAGTCGGCGACCGTGAGCGCCTGGCCGAAGAACATCAATCCGATTCCGGTGATGCCAGCCGGAATCGAGACGTTGAGCAACAGCGAGAAGCTGAGCGCGCCGATGCCGCCCCCGAGCGCCCCCCGCTTTCGGTCGCTCCAGCGTTGGTTTCCGAATCGGAAGAGTCGCTTCCACCCGTCGCGGTGGCGGAGGACGAGCGCGGTGGTCGCCGCGTACAACGGGGCGATTGCCACGGGAAGGAACCCCGGCGTGTTGGCGACCGAGACGGCCACACCGGCGACGACGAGACCGACGACGAGCGAGACGAGATATCGAAGCGAGGAACGCACGCGTTCTGGATAATTCGCTGACAGTATCAACGCTTGGTTTCCAGTCGCGGAAGCGCGGTTCCGACCGCCCGACGCGAGTCAGACTACCTAACTGTCCCGAGCGAAATGTCTCTCTATCAACAATGCTCACTCCCAGTGAGAAACGGCGAGCGAAGGTGGCGGTGTTGATGGCGGTGAACGCCGTCCCGCTCGTTGGCGTGCTCGCGCTCGACTGGTCGCTCGTGGCGCTGTTGGCGGTCTACTGGGTCGAACTCGGCGCGTGCCTCGTCGGTGCCGCGGTGAAGGCGCTGTTCGCGGAGGGCAAGCCGGTCTACGAGGCGAACGGCTTCTCGTGGCTCGTGTTCGGTGCCCTGGCCGAAAAGCGCGGGCGCATCAATCTCCCCGTCCTACCGCTGTCGATTCAGGTCGCGAACCTCCCCGCCATCCTGATGGCGCTCGCCGTCGGAAGCGTAGGCTGGGCGCTCTTTGGCGCAATCGGTGTCGGCGGTGTCGGGGAGACCACGGGCACGGCGATGACCGACGCCGAATCGCTCTCTGTCGGCTTGGGTGTGCTCGCCGTCATCTTCGGTCGAGCCGTCGACGTGGGTCGGTACTTGCTCGGAGGAACCTACGCCTCGGTCCCACCGCAGCAGCCGCTTCGGTCGGCGCTCACGTCTATGGCCGGAACCGGCTCGGCGCTCCTCATCGGTGGGGGGTTCGTCATCTCGGGTGCCCCGCCGCCGTTCGTGCTTGCGTTCGTCCTCGCGGTGAAACTCCTCGCCGACATCGTCGATGTCTACCGCGACCGACTGGAGGCGTTCGACGAGCGCACGTCGGTCGAACTCGGATTCGCTCCTGACACACCCGAGTGGGAGCGAATCGAGAGTTCGCGGGACGGGTCTGAAATCATCCGTCCGAGGCCGTCGGCGGTCGTCGTTGGCGGGGTCGTCCGCGGGCTTCGCTCTCCGCTCTCGCTCGTCGTGGGCGGGGCGCTGATGCTGATTGGCCTACTCAGTACCGCGACGACCTCCGGCGTCGCGGTCGAACTGCTCGGGGGAGCCGTGGTCGTCGCTGGAGCGTTCACCGCGCTGGGCGTCTTCGACTGGTCGTTCCGGTATCTGGCGATGGAGTACCGCATCGAGGACGAGGATGACAAGGAGGCCGAGGACGCCGGCCCCGGGCGAGTCGTCGGCTACGACCGACTGTTCGGGCCGCAGTGGCGACTCGCCCCCGAGTCGCGGGCGGAACTAGAGCGCGTCCGGACTGCCACCGACCGCCTGTTCGGAACTGAGACGCTCCAACTCGAACGCGATGACCGTGTGTACCGACTGCCGCACCTCCCGTCGGACGCCGTCGAAATCGCGCCGCTGCAGTCGAATCACCAGCTGACGAACGGGAGGTCGGGCGCGTCGAGTGCGACGAACTCCGAGACGAACTCGTTCGCCGGCGATTCGTAGATTTCTCGGGGCGGTCCGACCTGTTCGACGCGACCCTCGTTCAGCACCGCGACGCGGTCGCACATCACCATCGCCTCCTCTTGGTCGTGGGTGACGTAGAGGCCGGTGACGTCCAACTCGGCGAGGAGCGCGCCGATTTCGGTCCGCAGGCGCGCCTTCAGTTGGGCGTCGAGCCCCGTCATCGGCTCGTCCAACAGGAGGATGTTCGGCTCGATAGCGAGTGCGCGAGCCAGCCCGACGCGCTGTTGCTGGCCGCCGGAGAGCGTCGTCGGGTCGCGGTCGCCCATCTCGCCAATATCGAGCAGTTCGAGCAGTTCCTCGGCCCGAGTCCGTCGCTCGTGCTTCCCGACGCCCCGCATCTTCAGCCCGAACGCGACGTTCTCGGCGACGGTCATGTTGTCGAACAGAGCGTACTCCTGGAACACCAACCCGACGTTGCGGTTCTCCGGGGGGACGTTCGTCACGTCCTCGCCGTCGAACCTGACCGTGCCGTCGGTCGGCGTCTCGAAGCCGGCGACGGTCCGGAGCGTCGTCGTCTTCCCGCATCCCGAGGGACCGAGTACGCCCAGAATCTCGCCGTCCGAGACGGTGAGCGAAACGCCGTCCAGCGCCGTCGTGTCGTCGTAGTCCTTTCGGACCGCATCTAGTGTCACGTCTGCCATTAGCTACCTCTGATGTCGAATCCGCGGCGACCGACCCGCTGTAGGAGGAGGGTGACCGCGACGATGATGAAAAAGAACATCGACACGGCGGCCGCCGCCTTGGTGAACGAACTGTTCGAGATGTGTCGCTGCAAGAAGAGCGCGAGCGGCTGGGTGCCTTTCGCCCAGACGATGTACGAGAAGTTGAACTCCGCGGCCGCGAGCGCCCAACAGATGATGGCTCCCGAGACGATGCCCGAGCGGGCGTTCGGCACGATGACCGTCAGGAACGTCCGCGGCCACGACGCGCCCAGCGAGCGAGCCGATTCCTCCAGTTGTCGGAGCGGCATCGACTCGAACTCGCTTTTGACTGCCATCACCATGAACGGCGCTTTCAGGAGCGAGTAGCCGACGATGAGCCCAAAGCTCGTCGCCGAGAGGTCTGGATACGCCCGGAGGAACGCGACGCCCAAGATGACGCCCGGCACGAGCGGGAGCACCGAGAGCGCGTTGACCCACTCTTTCCCCGGGAACTCGTAGCGAGCGACCGCGTACGCGATAGGGACGCCGACGACGAGGTTGATGAGGACGCCGCCGAGCGCCAGCCCGATGCTGAACGCCAACTCCGCCGGGACCAACACCGTCAGCGTCTCGCCGCCGAGCGGGAGCCTGAACAGGGGGCTCCATCCCATGCTGCGCTGTGAGCCAATCGTGTCCGCGAGCCCCAGCACCGCCCGCCAGTTCTCGAAGGTGACGAACCCGGAGGGGAGGACGCCGGTCCAACTCGTGGCGAACGAGGCGACGACGGTGAGGACGATGGGCGCGATGAGGAACGCGACCGTCGCGAACAGGGCCAGCGCCACGACAGACCGCCCGAACCGACGCGAGAGGGACGGGGACGGCCTCATATGCCGACCTCCGCGCTGGTGTACCGAAGTCCGAAGACGGTGAACAGGAACGTGAACGCGAAGTAGACGGTCGCCATCGCGCCGGCGACCTGCACGTCGTAGCCGACGCCGAGTTCCCGCGAGAGTTGGAGCGTCCAGACGACGAGCGTCTGGATGACGACGAGCGTCCCGAAAATCGCCAGTCCCGTCCGGAACGTAAGTATCAGCGCCCCGGTGATACCCGGTCGAATCTGCGGGAGTGTGACGTGCCGGAACGTCTCGAACGGCGTCGCGCCGAGCGCCTGGGCTGCCTCCTCGGCGGCCGAGTCGACCTCGGCGTACGTCCCGCGGAGGATGAGCGTCGCGCGCGGCACCATCGAGTACACGAAGGCGACGAACAGCCCCGGAACGCTCACCGCAAAGGCGAGGTCAGTGGGTCGGCTCCCGGTGAGGGTGGCCGCGAGCGCCGTGACGACGCCGTTGTTCCCGAACAGCACCAGAATCATGAACGCGGCGACGATGCCGGGGAGACTGATGGGAAACGAGACGAGCGTGACGAGGAGGTCTTCGCCGGGGAGGTCGTACTTCTCGAGGGCGTGCGCGATGGGGACGGCGAGTCCGACCGAGACGAGCGTCGTCCCGGTGGTCAGCCACAGAGAGTTGAACGCCACCTGTCGGTAGTAGGGGTCGCCGAACAGCGTCGCGTAGGCGTCGAGCGAGAATCCGACCGACCGGTACTGGGCCGTCGAGACGCTGATGCGAACGACTTCGGAGAGCGGATACAGACCCGCGACGAGCAACAGCACGGCAAACGGCGCGCACAGCGCGACGATGCGGCGGGACTCGCGCTCTCGTTCGGTGACGGGGTTCGCGACGGTCTCGAACGCGCCGACGACTCGCGCCGTGAGCGCCCGGAGCGTCGAGTGCGGACTGTTCTCGGCGTGTCGGTCGGACATCCTCAGATGTTCGCGCCGCGCGTTATCTCTCGGATGATGTCCTCCTGTTTCTCGACCAACTGACCGTAGTCGACTTGGAACTCCGTCCGGTCGTACTCGGACGGGTCGATGAACTCGTCGGGAAGCTCCAGCTCCGAGGAGCGAATCGGCCTGACGTAGGCGTCGAGGAACTGCTGTTGGCCCTCCAGCGAGAGGACGTAGTCCATGAACAGTTTGCCCGCGGCCGGATTCGGCGCACCCTCCAAGAGCGCGTAGCCGTACGGCATGTTGAGCGCGCCCTTGTTCCCGTTTTCGCCGCCCAAGAGCGCGACGCCGACGTTCTCTTCTGCGACCTCGTCGTTGTTGTACTTGAGGTCGAGCCCGGAGTAGTCGTACCGGATGAACGTCGCGTACTCGCCGCGGGAGAACTGCGCGAGGAAGTTGTCGGTGAACTCAGCGCCGCCCTCCTGAATCCGCTCGTAGTAGTCGATGACGGGCTGGAGGTCGTCCATGCTGCCGCCGTGGGCGTTGTTGACCGATAACGCTGCCGCGAGCCCGACCGCCGCCTGCGGGGTCTGGAGCGCGAGGTCCTGCATGATTTCGGGTTGGAGCAGGTCCTCCCACGTGGTCGGCTCGTCGAGGCCGCGTTCCTCGTAGATATCCTTCCGGTAGGTCACGGCCGTCGTCACCCGGCGGGTCGCCGTAACGTGGCCGTCGTCGGTCTTGAGCGAGTCCGGAACCTTGTCCCACCCCTTCGGCTTGTACGCCTGCGTGAAGCCCTCGTTCCGGGCGACGATGCCGTAGGTGTAGCCGCCGTTGTATCCGGAGTGGGTCATGTTGTTCGAGTGGGAGCGCATGTGCTGGAGCGCCTCGCCCGACGAGCGGTCGTCGTCGTGGACGGCCACGCCGTAGGAGTCCTCGAACGACTGCATCAGCGACGGCCAGTTCATCCATCCGGACTGGACGCAGTAGAAGTACAGCATATCGGGGAACGCGGTGGCCTCGATGTTCGTCTGGAAGTCCTGATAGCCGACCTCGTACGTCTCCCCGTCGCCGCCACCGGAACCCGTCGAGTCGGCGTCGCTCTCGGAACTGCTCGTCGTCAGACAGCCGGCGAGACCCGCCACCGCCGCGGCAGAACCCCCGATGAAACTTCGCCTGGTTGATACCATCGCCCGAGAAACATGACTGTCTGCTAAAGGGAATTGCTATGAGCCTAACGTAGCCGTTTCGATTGCTGAGACGGTCACATAGCGCTATTTGGGGGACAATAGAGACGGACGTTCTGTCGAATCTCGCGTGATTTCGGTCTCCGACACGCCCCACCTCGCCGAGGTCGACGGCGACGCCACCGAGTCCTCGACGGGACCACTTCTCGGGTTACTCCCGCGAGAGAACCGCGTAGCCGACCGTCACCGGGAGCGCGAACACGACGTGGCCGAGCACGCTCCACAGTTTCTCGGGCATCGAGAGGTCGGGGAACGCGGGCGCGAAGGGATACTGCACCGCCGCTAACCACAGCGGCATCAGGAGAACTGACAAGACGAGCGTCGTCCCCACGCCGACAGCGACGGCGAACAGGACCGCACCACGCAGGGACGCCGCCGGTCGTTCGAGCGGCCGCCACTGCACCGCGGCGACGTACGCGAGCGCGAGCACGACGCCGTGGAACTGGTGAATCGTCCAACCCAGCACGATGTCGGGACCGGCGAAGCCGTACATCCTCGGAAGCGCGAGCGCGAGAAGCGGTTCGGGATTCCCGTACTGCATCATCAACCCGAGCGGGACGCTCCCGAGGAACCCGGTGAGTATCGCGGCGAGCCATTGCGCGGGCGGCACGTCTCGAATCGCGGCCCGAATTCGGGTTCGTCTGCGTCGCCAGCCGTTCCGCGTCCGCGTGGCGTCTTCGTTCATTGAACGACTATTCGTAGACGAGGATATAACTCTACTGAGTGAGTACTCACTTGAAAATAGATGACCGGAATCGTCGTGGCGAACGATTACTCGACTGGCCGCACCCGGAGAACACTCGAAGCGACAGCCTCCGTTACGTGTCTGTCTGCCCGAGGCTTCGTTCGACGGCCCGCTCGGCGTGGAGCGCCGTCGTGTCGAACAGCGGCACACCCGGTCGGTCAGTCTGTTCGACGAGGAGTTCGATTTCCGTGCACCCGAGGACGATACCCTCGGCACCCCGCTCGACCAGGCTGTCGATGGCTCCCAGATAGAACGCGCGAGACGACTCGCGGACCTCGCCCTTGGTCAACTCCTCGAAGATGATTCGGTCGAGTTCGTCGAAACGCGACCTGTCGGGGACGATAACGTCGATGCCGCGTGCTTCGAATCGCTCCCGGTAAAACGCGCCGTCCATCGTGGCCCGAGTCCCCAAGACGCCGACCGCGTCCAATCCCTCGGCGTGAATCGCGTCCGCGGCCGGGTCGACGATGTGGACGAACGGAACCGACAGCGCCGCCTCGATGCGCGGGGCGACCCTGTGCATCGTGTTCGTCGCCATGACGACGAAGTCCGCGCCGCCCGCTTCGAGGTCGACCGCGGCATCGGCGAGGTACTCTCCCGCGTCGTCCCACTGCTCGGTTTTGATAAAGCGCTCGACGGTGCCGAAGTCGACGCTCCGAATCAGGAGTTCCGCCGCGTGATGGCCGCCGCGAGCGTCGTTGATACCCTCGTCGATGAGTCGGTAGTACTCCACCGTCGATTGACTGCTCATACCGCCGAGAATGCCGACCGTTCGTCGTTCGCCGCCGCCCGCGTCGTCTCCGTTCATGTTGAGTGAACAACCACTCGTTCACGAGGATAAATATCGCTCGGCGGGCGTCCAGACGCGCTAGTTC includes the following:
- a CDS encoding outer membrane lipoprotein carrier protein LolA; this translates as MTRPPLRLNRRTLAVFVLVAVALPAVLWTTGGAIGDAGPSVDANVTERYRAIDALTGTQTVEIRTDGTVTSRTVADVTLVPETERKRVHFRNAANRQYDWQVSNGSMLWLHDTDEDTVTAIELTGPPTESRTAERLQLLVAAAGLTDDAGRPQSIGVSPLPVVPRHAGAAPRADANYSYVVEFVETDTVGGREAYVIDIAPETNRSEAGYHQRLWLDSERFYPLRKQTAWTADGSRHSVTTTYTNVTFDAAVSADTFRPEIGANTTVERPNTPNTEWFRSRGDLEARSSISVPDPTVPSAFELVYATRTTGRIDGVGLRYAAGGRELTVAKFNYTLDIDADERDTMVAGRPATIDYGPTTSVSWNCDGYGYTVRGTGVETDRLVEVGHSVGCPA
- a CDS encoding helix-turn-helix domain-containing protein; translation: MSEEPALGDVLDLLSDEYARDILAATSTKPMSAQELADECEMSKPTVYRRVERLQAYGLLDEQTEIRTSNNHYSVYTATLSEFSVELDDGSFEASLTRTADESFPGEGETDTADRFKRMWEDL
- a CDS encoding DUF6498-containing protein, whose translation is MSPPRYGDVPTSSLPAGIGFLPVLSANLLPLAGVLWFGWNPGTLLAVYVLELLLLFPLSGVKALFAGRPPTSSREGGVFSLSDNDLVDKRGSVTVHERLPPVYPRNVPFATAVVSGGAWVGVFLLAPLSEVVSVLDVLARPEAVVSVAALVIGQAGETAATFLRRDRYAERSPYALVEIPARQAMFLACLLFFVALGGATVALAGFVFVKLLFEWSGFRAEQSGGRLTSWLSGPDSDAIRDEVAVPDGHPSAAIDADRRAVVAAAVWRAVTTTGPFYVTMAAMVWIGGTAFVAEEASLAVWVGFGVFGLALLAFMLVGDVVEDTLASGWLTYRRFDDRLVVHDRLTNEPQWAVTVGDLRDAEVVATRPTDRYLGTRTFTATVGWGDDETERTLGPVADAEAFVDAFDLPVESTGLAPLDRRFAGAAVASIVLTAAGVVAVVATPLGPSTSWLLALFLFPAFAIVPKGFWKLAHS
- a CDS encoding DUF6498-containing protein: MLTPSEKRRAKVAVLMAVNAVPLVGVLALDWSLVALLAVYWVELGACLVGAAVKALFAEGKPVYEANGFSWLVFGALAEKRGRINLPVLPLSIQVANLPAILMALAVGSVGWALFGAIGVGGVGETTGTAMTDAESLSVGLGVLAVIFGRAVDVGRYLLGGTYASVPPQQPLRSALTSMAGTGSALLIGGGFVISGAPPPFVLAFVLAVKLLADIVDVYRDRLEAFDERTSVELGFAPDTPEWERIESSRDGSEIIRPRPSAVVVGGVVRGLRSPLSLVVGGALMLIGLLSTATTSGVAVELLGGAVVVAGAFTALGVFDWSFRYLAMEYRIEDEDDKEAEDAGPGRVVGYDRLFGPQWRLAPESRAELERVRTATDRLFGTETLQLERDDRVYRLPHLPSDAVEIAPLQSNHQLTNGRSGASSATNSETNSFAGDS
- a CDS encoding ABC transporter ATP-binding protein; this translates as MADVTLDAVRKDYDDTTALDGVSLTVSDGEILGVLGPSGCGKTTTLRTVAGFETPTDGTVRFDGEDVTNVPPENRNVGLVFQEYALFDNMTVAENVAFGLKMRGVGKHERRTRAEELLELLDIGEMGDRDPTTLSGGQQQRVGLARALAIEPNILLLDEPMTGLDAQLKARLRTEIGALLAELDVTGLYVTHDQEEAMVMCDRVAVLNEGRVEQVGPPREIYESPANEFVSEFVALDAPDLPFVSW
- a CDS encoding ABC transporter permease; translated protein: MRPSPSLSRRFGRSVVALALFATVAFLIAPIVLTVVASFATSWTGVLPSGFVTFENWRAVLGLADTIGSQRSMGWSPLFRLPLGGETLTVLVPAELAFSIGLALGGVLINLVVGVPIAYAVARYEFPGKEWVNALSVLPLVPGVILGVAFLRAYPDLSATSFGLIVGYSLLKAPFMVMAVKSEFESMPLRQLEESARSLGASWPRTFLTVIVPNARSGIVSGAIICWALAAAEFNFSYIVWAKGTQPLALFLQRHISNSSFTKAAAAVSMFFFIIVAVTLLLQRVGRRGFDIRGS
- a CDS encoding ABC transporter permease, whose translation is MSDRHAENSPHSTLRALTARVVGAFETVANPVTERERESRRIVALCAPFAVLLLVAGLYPLSEVVRISVSTAQYRSVGFSLDAYATLFGDPYYRQVAFNSLWLTTGTTLVSVGLAVPIAHALEKYDLPGEDLLVTLVSFPISLPGIVAAFMILVLFGNNGVVTALAATLTGSRPTDLAFAVSVPGLFVAFVYSMVPRATLILRGTYAEVDSAAEEAAQALGATPFETFRHVTLPQIRPGITGALILTFRTGLAIFGTLVVIQTLVVWTLQLSRELGVGYDVQVAGAMATVYFAFTFLFTVFGLRYTSAEVGI
- a CDS encoding extracellular solute-binding protein; translated protein: MAGLAGCLTTSSSESDADSTGSGGGDGETYEVGYQDFQTNIEATAFPDMLYFYCVQSGWMNWPSLMQSFEDSYGVAVHDDDRSSGEALQHMRSHSNNMTHSGYNGGYTYGIVARNEGFTQAYKPKGWDKVPDSLKTDDGHVTATRRVTTAVTYRKDIYEERGLDEPTTWEDLLQPEIMQDLALQTPQAAVGLAAALSVNNAHGGSMDDLQPVIDYYERIQEGGAEFTDNFLAQFSRGEYATFIRYDYSGLDLKYNNDEVAEENVGVALLGGENGNKGALNMPYGYALLEGAPNPAAGKLFMDYVLSLEGQQQFLDAYVRPIRSSELELPDEFIDPSEYDRTEFQVDYGQLVEKQEDIIREITRGANI
- a CDS encoding aspartate/glutamate racemase family protein, whose translation is MNGDDAGGGERRTVGILGGMSSQSTVEYYRLIDEGINDARGGHHAAELLIRSVDFGTVERFIKTEQWDDAGEYLADAAVDLEAGGADFVVMATNTMHRVAPRIEAALSVPFVHIVDPAADAIHAEGLDAVGVLGTRATMDGAFYRERFEARGIDVIVPDRSRFDELDRIIFEELTKGEVRESSRAFYLGAIDSLVERGAEGIVLGCTEIELLVEQTDRPGVPLFDTTALHAERAVERSLGQTDT